A stretch of the Channa argus isolate prfri chromosome 9, Channa argus male v1.0, whole genome shotgun sequence genome encodes the following:
- the map3k19 gene encoding mitogen-activated protein kinase kinase kinase 19 isoform X1, translated as MERSEKTEKLWQGVDGMLKSEQEEEIVEVSVVNLAQEDEGQEELESSDTKDKEEQGYTPLITACRKGMTEVVQGLLQSGADLTLCDGSQQTALHISCPELRGKMLSWMSRPHLPPQTQLLQASWQGDLHSLQHLLAQTDGLDVNAPNSDGVTPVMLAVRDIDLFEDIAQQLPWEHRPVEVVKELLGLSADLQIQDHRGRSGLLYASKIDSTLKDEIIHMMVEALHCTALALNTYSYQDLVSFGDLDMELDIKTLYPNQLTGPSTVQTPTHQCDFLEMLESPGCPPASHHHKGLSQDKGIPLYFQNAMETLRDIREAYQDAERGSSRRDFSLPSMADNSRRWSQEGPVPSFGLLSPRTPSLPVPPKQRQRKRSVVSASRSLPVLLSVAEPKQLSQSAPSITEPLLSSNSVMQARAHIQTRLGSHNTANDRKGSSSALHPRTPKLLAPLDRSPRDDAAPLALKHHVPLKPISRSPLSSMTQLRREVSRGSSHTGSLTAKGGSEESGSSSSCQSSIDLEDEDEEDVRDIEEKALEPSNIKFAGDRLLQHSKDMSSTNADFVKETKLHFKVQTTIGHIPPIHRSLHSPDAKPIDHASDLLTENDINYPSEGKAKNMHYTKVPADNIPLIKCKNPKQDDTMNHTKDSVNNDMPVTSESKDKNNNGECTTGPHTEISHENPFHIKDVHHEAIACSKESYRLELHYLKQTEEDLKDPCDEDNQLHKQIIGKAEDAKLKTNSAMGKTQLFTPNLSKPALNLPLSDVDPRKAEKMVKALKPVRNKGRITSKNYELGANFQTNQSFNVLTHKDRSTRSRNRSKSSVKYSLSTQVKDKCRKSPDILISGTASATKVKSKFKSVKDAHCNAGISSPRRKIVDLPQSKRENPEKFHSSKAYQHTPLRELKSAQDLKKNTIAGTPRSKSAVDVLSYKDMFQQIQTGDEGPAIYEMFAGPVYDNLRVSSTCEKTGRQVQSVSRNTQRSLKVKHRPLKQPQCKLRRCPGETVVVSAKTRAKHVSPRAKPHLIRISKKGTCKVDNFPQPDTKLDLSDDMCQNKAQKKIEDHMLPTIEEALSRYGTETLKSVDTTLTKPTGSSHAEDNIHMHENMQETIGNSSNRPHSDPVLPLSPQPLKINTWTSSSSSSSSQTIMSPVYQRFLDDVGDGPLTDDLLQCLAEELISLDERDVTTIGPCPDNLEPDEKESNTVEDAVSGREMFCEVKLTNSAGQVGSDLVVDETITWTKGEILGRGAYGTVYCGLTSQGQLIAVKQVSLDTFDPDAAKREYDRLQGEVELLKTLRHTHIVGFLGTSLYQHVVSIFMEYIPGGSIASILHRFGPLPERVLALYTLQILKGVDYLHVNRVIHRDLKGNNLMLMPTGVIKLIDFGCARRISYLNHSGSNSRDLLKSVHGTPYWMAPEVISETGYGRKSDIWSIGCTVFEMATGKPPLAHMDKLAAMFYIGARRGAMPSLPDWFSDNAKDFVKVCLTSDQRLRPSAEQLLKHSFIPQNETVVNSWETQKNNCCSHPEGLCN; from the exons ATGGAGAGAAGTGAGAAGACAGAGAAGCTGTGGCAGGGTGTTGATGGGATGCTGAAAAGTGAGCAGGAGGAAGAAATTGTAGAGGTTTCTGTTGTGAACCTTGCACAGGAAGACGAAggccaggaggagctggagtcCTCTGACACTAAGGATAAGGAGGAGCAAGGGTACACACCTCTCATAACTGCCTGTCGTAAGGGCATGACTGAG GTGGTGCAGGGGCTGCTGCAGAGCGGAGCGGATCTGACCTTGTGTGACGGTAGCCAGCAAACAGCGCTCCACATAAGCTGCCCTGAGCTCAGGGGAAAAATGTTGAGTTGGATGTCAAGGCCTCATCTGCCTCCCCAGACACAGCTGCTGCAGGCTTCCTGGCAGGGAGACTTGCACTCCCTGCAGCACCTGCTG GCTCAGACAGACGGGCTTGATGTGAACGCTCCCAACAGTGATGGTGTGACACCTGTGATGCTCGCTGTCAGGGACATTGACCTGTTTGAGGATATAGCCCAACAGTTGCCATGGGAACACAGACCTGTGGAAGTTGTCAAGGAACTGCTAGGCCTCTCAGC TGATCTGCAGATACAAGACCACCGTGGCCGCTCTGGGCTCCTCTATGCTTCAAAGATCGACAGCACATTGAAGGACGAGATCATTCATATGATGGTTGAGGCCCTACATTGCACAG CCCTAGCCCTCAACACATATTCGTACCAGGATTTGGTCTCGTTTGGAGATTTGGACATGGAGTTGGACATTAAGACCCTTTATCCTAATCAGCTGACGGGACCCTCCACCGTGCAAACGCCAACCCATCAATGCGACTTCCTG GAAATGCTTGAGTCTCCAGGTTGCCCTCCTGCATCTCACCATCATAAAGGTCTCAGTCAGG ATAAGGGGATCCCCCTCTATTTCCAAAATGCCATGGAAACACTGAGAGACATCAGGGAAGCCTATCAGGATGCAGAGAGAGGAAGCAG CAGAAGAGATTTTTCTCTGCCAAGCATGGCTGACAACAGCAGACGTTGGAGCCAAGAAGGTCCTGTTCCCTCATTTGGCTTGCTGAGTCCAAGGACCCCAAGCCTGCCAGTACCCCCTAAACAAAG gcagagaaaaagaagtgTGGTTTCTGCATCCCGATCCCTCCCTGTCCTGCTGTCTGTAGCTGAGCCCAAGCAGCTCAGCCAATCAGCTCCCAGCATCACAGAACCACTACTGTCTTCAAACTCTGTGATGCAGGCCAGGGCACACATTCAGACCC GACTTGGTTCTCACAATACTGCAAATGACCGTAAG GGTTCCTCGTCAGCTCTGCATCCTAGAACACCCAAGCTTTTGGCACCACTGGACAGGAGTCCCAGAGATGATGCAGCTCCACTGGCACTAAAGCACCATGTCCCCTTAAAGCCCATCAGTCGAAGCCCCCTCTCTTCTATGACCCAGCTGAGGAGAGAGGTCTCCCGGGGCAGCTCACACACTGGCTCTCTGACTGCTAAAGGTGGCAGCGAGGAGAGCGGGTCCAGCAGCAGCTGTCAGAGTTCCATTGActtggaagatgaagatgaagaagatgtGAGAGATATAGAGGAGAAAGCTTTGGAACCTAGCAATATTAAGTTTGCTGGAGACAGGTTACTGCAGCATTCGAAAGACATGAGCTCCACCAATGCTGATTTTGTCAAGGAGACAAAGCTGCATTTTAAAGTTCAGACAACGATTGGACATATTCCACCAATCCACAGATCACTACATAGTCCAGATGCAAAGCCTATCGATCATGCAAGTGATCTTCTTACTGAAAATGATATAAACTATCCCAGTGAAGGCAAAGCCAAAAATATGCACTATACAAAAGTGCCTGCTGACAATATTCCccttataaaatgtaaaaatccaaaacaagaTGACACCATGAATCATACTAAAGACTCTGTGAACAATGATATGCCAGTCACATCAGAgtctaaagataaaaataacaatggGGAGTGCACAACAGGACCACACACTGAGATTAGCCATGAAAATCCATTTCATATCAAAGATGTCCACCATGAAGCTATTGCATGCTCTAAAGAGAGTTACAGACTTGAATTGCACTATTTAAAACAGACAGAAGAGGACCTGAAGGATCCCTGTGATGAAGACAACCAGCTACATAAACAAATCATTGGTAAAGCTGAAGATGCAAAGTTAAAAACCAACAGTGCTATGGGGAAAACTCAGCTGTTTACTCCAAACCTTTCTAAACCTGCTCTAAACCTTCCACTGTCTGACGTGGATCCAAGGAAAGCTGAGAAGATGGTGAAAGCCTTAAAGCCAGTTCGAAACAAGGGGAGAATAACCAGTAAGAATTATGAACTAGGAGCAAACTTTCAAACTAATCAGTCATTTAATGTActaacacacaaagacagaagcaCTAGAAGTCGGAACAGGTCCAAAAGCAGTGTGAAATATTCCCTTTCTACACAAGTCAAAGATAAATGCAGGAAAAGCCCTGACATATTAATTAGTGGAACAGCCAGTGCAACTAAAGTCAAATCAAAGTTTAAATCTGTTAAAGATGCTCATTGTAACGCTGGCATTTCATCGCCGAGAAGGAAGATTGTTGATCTTCCAcagagcaaaagagaaaatcCTGAGAAATTTCACAGTAGCAAAGCTTATCAGCACACACCGTTGAGGGAGCTGAAGAGCGCCcaggatttgaaaaaaaatactatagCTGGGACGCCGCGGTCCAAATCTGCTGTGGACGTCCTCTCCTACAAAGACATGTTTCAGCAGATACAGACTGGAGATGAAGGACCAGCCATCTATGAGATGTTTGCTGGCCCTGTCTATGATAACCTAAGGGTTTCTAGCACCTGCGAGAAAACAGGCAGACAAGTGCAGTCTGTGTCTAGGAACACACAACGGTCCCTTAAAGTCAAACACAGGCCCTTGAAACAACCTCAGTGTAAGCTGAGGAGATGCCCGGGGGAGACTGTGGTTGTTTCAGCCAAAACCCGAGCAAAACATGTGTCTCCAAGGGCAAAACCTCACCTCATACGTATATCAAAGAAGGGGACATGTAAAGTGGATAATTTTCCACAACCAGACACTAAATTAGATCTGTCTGATGACATgtgtcaaaataaagctcaaaaAAAGATTGAAGATCATATGTTGCCCACCATAGAAGAGGCTCTTTCTAGATATGGAACTGAAACTTTAAAATCTGTTGATACAACACTGACTAAACCAACAGGTTCATCTCATGCTGAAGATAATATTCACATGCATGAAAATATGCAGGAAACAATTGGGAATTCATCAAATAGACCACATTCTGATCCTGTGCTACCTCTAAGCCCCCAACCGCTAAAGATCAACACATGGACATCttctagcagcagcagcagcagccaaacCATTATGTCACCAGTGTATCAGAGGTTTCTGGATGATGTGGGAGATGGGCCACTCACTGATGACCTGCTGCAATGTCTGGCTGAGGAACTGATCTCACTGGATGAAAGAGATGTTACCACCATAGGCCCATGTCCTGATAATCTGGAACCGGACGAAAAGGAATCGAACACAGTAGAAGATGCTGTATCAGGAAGAGAAATGTTTTGTGag GTTAAATTAACCAACAGTGCTGGTCAGGTTGGCTCTGATTTGGTCGTCGATGAAACTATAACATGGACAAAGGGTGAAATACTTGGCAGAGGGGCCTATGGTACA GTGTACTGTGGCTTGACCAGCCAGGGCCAGCTGATAGCTGTGAAGCAGGTGAGCCTGGACACCTTTGACCCTGACGCTGCAAAGAGGGAGTATGATCGTCTGCAGGGAGAAGTGGAGCTGCTTAAAACGCTTAGACACACCCACATTGTGGGCTTCCTGGGGACCTCGCTTTATCAGCATGTGGTTTCCATCTTCATGGAGTACATCCCAGGAGGGTCCATCGCTAGTATCCTTCACAG GTTTGGGCCTTTGCCAGAGCGAGTCCTGGCTCTTTACACTCTTCAGATCCTGAAAGGGGTGGACTACCTTCATGTGAACAGGGTGATTCATCGCGACTTAAAGGGAAACAATCTTATGCTGATGCCCACTGGTGTCATCAAGCTCATAGACTTTGGCTGCGCTCGTCGTATCAGTTACCTGAACCACAGTGGTAGCAACAGCCGAGACCTGCTTAAGTCTGTCCATGGCACACCTTATTGGATGGCACCAGAG GTTATCAGCGAGACAGGATATGGCAGGAAGTCAGATATATGGAGCATAGGTTGTACAGTGTTTGAGATGGCCACTGGGAAACCACCACTAGCACACATGGATAAGTTGGCTGCCATGTTCTACATTGGAGCTCGGAGAGGGGCGATGCCCTCCTTGCCGGACTGGTTCTCGGATAACGCCAAAGATTTTGTAAAAGTCTGCTTGACAAG TGACCAGAGACTGCGGCCATCTGCAGAGCAGCTGCTGAAGCATTCATTCATCCCCCAAAATGAGACCGTGGTGAATTCTTgggaaacacagaaaaataactgtTGTAGTCACCCAGAGGGATTGTGTAATTAA
- the map3k19 gene encoding mitogen-activated protein kinase kinase kinase 19 isoform X2: MERSEKTEKLWQGVDGMLKSEQEEEIVEVSVVNLAQEDEGQEELESSDTKDKEEQGYTPLITACRKGMTEVVQGLLQSGADLTLCDGSQQTALHISCPELRGKMLSWMSRPHLPPQTQLLQASWQGDLHSLQHLLAQTDGLDVNAPNSDGVTPVMLAVRDIDLFEDIAQQLPWEHRPVEVVKELLGLSADLQIQDHRGRSGLLYASKIDSTLKDEIIHMMVEALHCTALALNTYSYQDLVSFGDLDMELDIKTLYPNQLTGPSTVQTPTHQCDFLEMLESPGCPPASHHHKGLSQDKGIPLYFQNAMETLRDIREAYQDAERGSRRDFSLPSMADNSRRWSQEGPVPSFGLLSPRTPSLPVPPKQRQRKRSVVSASRSLPVLLSVAEPKQLSQSAPSITEPLLSSNSVMQARAHIQTRLGSHNTANDRKGSSSALHPRTPKLLAPLDRSPRDDAAPLALKHHVPLKPISRSPLSSMTQLRREVSRGSSHTGSLTAKGGSEESGSSSSCQSSIDLEDEDEEDVRDIEEKALEPSNIKFAGDRLLQHSKDMSSTNADFVKETKLHFKVQTTIGHIPPIHRSLHSPDAKPIDHASDLLTENDINYPSEGKAKNMHYTKVPADNIPLIKCKNPKQDDTMNHTKDSVNNDMPVTSESKDKNNNGECTTGPHTEISHENPFHIKDVHHEAIACSKESYRLELHYLKQTEEDLKDPCDEDNQLHKQIIGKAEDAKLKTNSAMGKTQLFTPNLSKPALNLPLSDVDPRKAEKMVKALKPVRNKGRITSKNYELGANFQTNQSFNVLTHKDRSTRSRNRSKSSVKYSLSTQVKDKCRKSPDILISGTASATKVKSKFKSVKDAHCNAGISSPRRKIVDLPQSKRENPEKFHSSKAYQHTPLRELKSAQDLKKNTIAGTPRSKSAVDVLSYKDMFQQIQTGDEGPAIYEMFAGPVYDNLRVSSTCEKTGRQVQSVSRNTQRSLKVKHRPLKQPQCKLRRCPGETVVVSAKTRAKHVSPRAKPHLIRISKKGTCKVDNFPQPDTKLDLSDDMCQNKAQKKIEDHMLPTIEEALSRYGTETLKSVDTTLTKPTGSSHAEDNIHMHENMQETIGNSSNRPHSDPVLPLSPQPLKINTWTSSSSSSSSQTIMSPVYQRFLDDVGDGPLTDDLLQCLAEELISLDERDVTTIGPCPDNLEPDEKESNTVEDAVSGREMFCEVKLTNSAGQVGSDLVVDETITWTKGEILGRGAYGTVYCGLTSQGQLIAVKQVSLDTFDPDAAKREYDRLQGEVELLKTLRHTHIVGFLGTSLYQHVVSIFMEYIPGGSIASILHRFGPLPERVLALYTLQILKGVDYLHVNRVIHRDLKGNNLMLMPTGVIKLIDFGCARRISYLNHSGSNSRDLLKSVHGTPYWMAPEVISETGYGRKSDIWSIGCTVFEMATGKPPLAHMDKLAAMFYIGARRGAMPSLPDWFSDNAKDFVKVCLTSDQRLRPSAEQLLKHSFIPQNETVVNSWETQKNNCCSHPEGLCN, encoded by the exons ATGGAGAGAAGTGAGAAGACAGAGAAGCTGTGGCAGGGTGTTGATGGGATGCTGAAAAGTGAGCAGGAGGAAGAAATTGTAGAGGTTTCTGTTGTGAACCTTGCACAGGAAGACGAAggccaggaggagctggagtcCTCTGACACTAAGGATAAGGAGGAGCAAGGGTACACACCTCTCATAACTGCCTGTCGTAAGGGCATGACTGAG GTGGTGCAGGGGCTGCTGCAGAGCGGAGCGGATCTGACCTTGTGTGACGGTAGCCAGCAAACAGCGCTCCACATAAGCTGCCCTGAGCTCAGGGGAAAAATGTTGAGTTGGATGTCAAGGCCTCATCTGCCTCCCCAGACACAGCTGCTGCAGGCTTCCTGGCAGGGAGACTTGCACTCCCTGCAGCACCTGCTG GCTCAGACAGACGGGCTTGATGTGAACGCTCCCAACAGTGATGGTGTGACACCTGTGATGCTCGCTGTCAGGGACATTGACCTGTTTGAGGATATAGCCCAACAGTTGCCATGGGAACACAGACCTGTGGAAGTTGTCAAGGAACTGCTAGGCCTCTCAGC TGATCTGCAGATACAAGACCACCGTGGCCGCTCTGGGCTCCTCTATGCTTCAAAGATCGACAGCACATTGAAGGACGAGATCATTCATATGATGGTTGAGGCCCTACATTGCACAG CCCTAGCCCTCAACACATATTCGTACCAGGATTTGGTCTCGTTTGGAGATTTGGACATGGAGTTGGACATTAAGACCCTTTATCCTAATCAGCTGACGGGACCCTCCACCGTGCAAACGCCAACCCATCAATGCGACTTCCTG GAAATGCTTGAGTCTCCAGGTTGCCCTCCTGCATCTCACCATCATAAAGGTCTCAGTCAGG ATAAGGGGATCCCCCTCTATTTCCAAAATGCCATGGAAACACTGAGAGACATCAGGGAAGCCTATCAGGATGCAGAGAGAGGAAGCAG AAGAGATTTTTCTCTGCCAAGCATGGCTGACAACAGCAGACGTTGGAGCCAAGAAGGTCCTGTTCCCTCATTTGGCTTGCTGAGTCCAAGGACCCCAAGCCTGCCAGTACCCCCTAAACAAAG gcagagaaaaagaagtgTGGTTTCTGCATCCCGATCCCTCCCTGTCCTGCTGTCTGTAGCTGAGCCCAAGCAGCTCAGCCAATCAGCTCCCAGCATCACAGAACCACTACTGTCTTCAAACTCTGTGATGCAGGCCAGGGCACACATTCAGACCC GACTTGGTTCTCACAATACTGCAAATGACCGTAAG GGTTCCTCGTCAGCTCTGCATCCTAGAACACCCAAGCTTTTGGCACCACTGGACAGGAGTCCCAGAGATGATGCAGCTCCACTGGCACTAAAGCACCATGTCCCCTTAAAGCCCATCAGTCGAAGCCCCCTCTCTTCTATGACCCAGCTGAGGAGAGAGGTCTCCCGGGGCAGCTCACACACTGGCTCTCTGACTGCTAAAGGTGGCAGCGAGGAGAGCGGGTCCAGCAGCAGCTGTCAGAGTTCCATTGActtggaagatgaagatgaagaagatgtGAGAGATATAGAGGAGAAAGCTTTGGAACCTAGCAATATTAAGTTTGCTGGAGACAGGTTACTGCAGCATTCGAAAGACATGAGCTCCACCAATGCTGATTTTGTCAAGGAGACAAAGCTGCATTTTAAAGTTCAGACAACGATTGGACATATTCCACCAATCCACAGATCACTACATAGTCCAGATGCAAAGCCTATCGATCATGCAAGTGATCTTCTTACTGAAAATGATATAAACTATCCCAGTGAAGGCAAAGCCAAAAATATGCACTATACAAAAGTGCCTGCTGACAATATTCCccttataaaatgtaaaaatccaaaacaagaTGACACCATGAATCATACTAAAGACTCTGTGAACAATGATATGCCAGTCACATCAGAgtctaaagataaaaataacaatggGGAGTGCACAACAGGACCACACACTGAGATTAGCCATGAAAATCCATTTCATATCAAAGATGTCCACCATGAAGCTATTGCATGCTCTAAAGAGAGTTACAGACTTGAATTGCACTATTTAAAACAGACAGAAGAGGACCTGAAGGATCCCTGTGATGAAGACAACCAGCTACATAAACAAATCATTGGTAAAGCTGAAGATGCAAAGTTAAAAACCAACAGTGCTATGGGGAAAACTCAGCTGTTTACTCCAAACCTTTCTAAACCTGCTCTAAACCTTCCACTGTCTGACGTGGATCCAAGGAAAGCTGAGAAGATGGTGAAAGCCTTAAAGCCAGTTCGAAACAAGGGGAGAATAACCAGTAAGAATTATGAACTAGGAGCAAACTTTCAAACTAATCAGTCATTTAATGTActaacacacaaagacagaagcaCTAGAAGTCGGAACAGGTCCAAAAGCAGTGTGAAATATTCCCTTTCTACACAAGTCAAAGATAAATGCAGGAAAAGCCCTGACATATTAATTAGTGGAACAGCCAGTGCAACTAAAGTCAAATCAAAGTTTAAATCTGTTAAAGATGCTCATTGTAACGCTGGCATTTCATCGCCGAGAAGGAAGATTGTTGATCTTCCAcagagcaaaagagaaaatcCTGAGAAATTTCACAGTAGCAAAGCTTATCAGCACACACCGTTGAGGGAGCTGAAGAGCGCCcaggatttgaaaaaaaatactatagCTGGGACGCCGCGGTCCAAATCTGCTGTGGACGTCCTCTCCTACAAAGACATGTTTCAGCAGATACAGACTGGAGATGAAGGACCAGCCATCTATGAGATGTTTGCTGGCCCTGTCTATGATAACCTAAGGGTTTCTAGCACCTGCGAGAAAACAGGCAGACAAGTGCAGTCTGTGTCTAGGAACACACAACGGTCCCTTAAAGTCAAACACAGGCCCTTGAAACAACCTCAGTGTAAGCTGAGGAGATGCCCGGGGGAGACTGTGGTTGTTTCAGCCAAAACCCGAGCAAAACATGTGTCTCCAAGGGCAAAACCTCACCTCATACGTATATCAAAGAAGGGGACATGTAAAGTGGATAATTTTCCACAACCAGACACTAAATTAGATCTGTCTGATGACATgtgtcaaaataaagctcaaaaAAAGATTGAAGATCATATGTTGCCCACCATAGAAGAGGCTCTTTCTAGATATGGAACTGAAACTTTAAAATCTGTTGATACAACACTGACTAAACCAACAGGTTCATCTCATGCTGAAGATAATATTCACATGCATGAAAATATGCAGGAAACAATTGGGAATTCATCAAATAGACCACATTCTGATCCTGTGCTACCTCTAAGCCCCCAACCGCTAAAGATCAACACATGGACATCttctagcagcagcagcagcagccaaacCATTATGTCACCAGTGTATCAGAGGTTTCTGGATGATGTGGGAGATGGGCCACTCACTGATGACCTGCTGCAATGTCTGGCTGAGGAACTGATCTCACTGGATGAAAGAGATGTTACCACCATAGGCCCATGTCCTGATAATCTGGAACCGGACGAAAAGGAATCGAACACAGTAGAAGATGCTGTATCAGGAAGAGAAATGTTTTGTGag GTTAAATTAACCAACAGTGCTGGTCAGGTTGGCTCTGATTTGGTCGTCGATGAAACTATAACATGGACAAAGGGTGAAATACTTGGCAGAGGGGCCTATGGTACA GTGTACTGTGGCTTGACCAGCCAGGGCCAGCTGATAGCTGTGAAGCAGGTGAGCCTGGACACCTTTGACCCTGACGCTGCAAAGAGGGAGTATGATCGTCTGCAGGGAGAAGTGGAGCTGCTTAAAACGCTTAGACACACCCACATTGTGGGCTTCCTGGGGACCTCGCTTTATCAGCATGTGGTTTCCATCTTCATGGAGTACATCCCAGGAGGGTCCATCGCTAGTATCCTTCACAG GTTTGGGCCTTTGCCAGAGCGAGTCCTGGCTCTTTACACTCTTCAGATCCTGAAAGGGGTGGACTACCTTCATGTGAACAGGGTGATTCATCGCGACTTAAAGGGAAACAATCTTATGCTGATGCCCACTGGTGTCATCAAGCTCATAGACTTTGGCTGCGCTCGTCGTATCAGTTACCTGAACCACAGTGGTAGCAACAGCCGAGACCTGCTTAAGTCTGTCCATGGCACACCTTATTGGATGGCACCAGAG GTTATCAGCGAGACAGGATATGGCAGGAAGTCAGATATATGGAGCATAGGTTGTACAGTGTTTGAGATGGCCACTGGGAAACCACCACTAGCACACATGGATAAGTTGGCTGCCATGTTCTACATTGGAGCTCGGAGAGGGGCGATGCCCTCCTTGCCGGACTGGTTCTCGGATAACGCCAAAGATTTTGTAAAAGTCTGCTTGACAAG TGACCAGAGACTGCGGCCATCTGCAGAGCAGCTGCTGAAGCATTCATTCATCCCCCAAAATGAGACCGTGGTGAATTCTTgggaaacacagaaaaataactgtTGTAGTCACCCAGAGGGATTGTGTAATTAA